The genomic interval GCTCCGAGAGTCGGATGCCCATGGGGATTGCGATCATCGGCGGCATGGTGATCGGAACGCTGCTGACGCTGTACGTCATCCCGGCCATTTACACCTATCTGACGCGCGAAACGACCCGGACGCCGGCGGCTGTCGACGAACCCAAGCTGGAAGCGACCGAAGCATGAGTCGGATTGCCTGTGTGCTCTGTGTACTGGGCCTGCTGGTGACAGGCGTGCGGCATGCAGTGGCCCAGCCGCTTCTGACCCTCGATGAAGCGCTCGAACTGGCCCGCCGACGCAACCCTTCGGTGCAGGTGAGCCGGCTGCAGGCCCGGCAGGCTGAGAACAATTATGCGCTCGGGACGGCGGGCTTCTGGCCGCAGCTTTCTTTCAGCATGGGATGGACCGGAAGCCTGACCAACACCCGGCAGCAGTTTCTGACCAACCCGGAACCGGTCGTGCGGAACGGCGCACAGGCGCGACGCCTGGATGGCGGCCTGCAGCTGCGCTGGACGATTTTCGATGGACTGGGGCAGTGGGCCCGTTATCGCCGGCTCGAGGCCGAGGCCACCCGGGCTGAAGCCGACGTCCGCGCCACCACCAATGCGCTGCTGGCCGAGGTCGCCATCGCCTACTACAATCTGGTGCGGCTCCAGCAGCAGCGCGAGGTGCTCGCATCGACCGTGGCGATTTCGACCGAGCGTCTGGAAATTGCCCGGATGCGCTACAACCTGGGCGCCGCCTCCCGACTGGAAGTGAGTCGGGCTCAGGTCGATCTCAATGCGGACCAGGCCGCCTTGCTGCGGCAGGAAGTGCTGCTGGCGCAGGAACGGGCTGCGTTCAACGAACTGCTCGGGCGCGATCCCGGAACGCCTTTCCGCACCGTCGATTCGATCCGCGTCGATCCTTCGCTGACGCTTCCGGCCCTGCACGAGGCGGCCCGGGAGCGCAATCCCATGTTGCAACAGGTCCGGGCTGCGGTGTCCCTGACGCACCATGCCCTGCAGGAACTGCGAGCCGAGCGGTGGCCGCAGCTGGATCTGATCGCCGGCTACACGTACACCAACCTGCATTCCGAAAGCGGCTTCATGCAGGAAAGCCGCACCTTCGACTTCAGCTATGGACTGAGTCTGTCGCTGACGCTGTTTGACGGCTGGAATCGGCGACGCCGCATAGAAAATGCCCGGCTGAACTACCAGGCCAATCAGGTCCAGCTGGAGCAGGTGCAACGATCGATCGAAACGGCGCTGGCCCAGCAGTACGCCGCCTATCAGCGCTACCTGGAGCTGATTACGCTGGAGCAGGACAACCTGGAGGCAGCCCGTCTGAACGTGGAGGTGGCGCTGGAGCAGTTTCGACTGGGAACGATCTCTTCGGTGGAATTGCGAGAAGTGCAGCAGGCCCTGCTGCAGGCGGAAGAGCGTCTGGTCAACGCCCGCTACGAGGCCAAGGTCGCCGAAATTCGCCTGCGCCAGCTGGCCGGCCAGTTCTGAGACGATGGCCCGGACATCGGGGTACAGGGGGCGGCATCCCATGATCACACCCGGTTTCCCGCCCTGAAAGCGCGGGCGCACCCTGCGATGCGCCCCTACCAGACCAACCACGACGTTTCCATCAGGTAGGGGCGGACCGCGGTGTCCGCCCTGTCATACCGCCGGATCACGTCCGGCACATGAGGGGCGCCGTCATGCACCGGTGAATCAGCGATCCCCGAAAAAAACGTCTTCGGAAGATCGATTCCGAAGACGTTCAGGCATGCGAAGCGCCGGTTCGCTTCAGTCTTTTTCCTCGTCGTCCTCGAGATCCTCGTCCTCGAAGTCCTCTTCGTCGAATTCGTCTTCGTCGAACTCGTCGTCCTCCTCCTCGTCGTCGAATTCGTCCTCGTCCAGTTCCTCATCCAGGTCTTCGTCGAGCGTTTCGTCCGGCACCACCGCATCGACTTCGGCCTCCTCTTCGTCCTCGAGTCCGCCCAGGATGGTTTCCATCGTGTCGGGCTCCGGCTCGGGCGTGCGGGGACGATGGCGCTGCTGCAGTTCGGCCTTAAGTTCCGGCACCAGCTCGTAGATGAGGCCCAGATGGTGCTTGCCCGTCTGCACCACCAGGCCCAGCTTGATCATGGCCTGGGCGACGTCGTAAGGGCACATCTCGTAGCCCTTGCCCCGCAGGTAGAAGTTGGCGTTTCGCCGCTCGGTGCCCACAATGAGCACATAGCCCCGCGCCAGCTTGTTCTTGGCGTGGTTGATCCATTTGTCCTTGGAGACGGTGGGGCCTACGCGTCGCTCTGGTTCTGGCTGATAGTCGCTGACCGGTTCCATACGCCGCAGGGTTGGGAAAATCCTGTTGAAAGAGCAGCACCATCAACCGCAACAAAAAGTCCCTGTTCCTGAAGGGAAGGAGATCCTTTATATTTTTCGAGCACGTGAACGCGCGAACCAATCCGTGGAGGAGCATGCTTCTGGGATTGCAGCTCAATGAACTGGGACAGACCATGATTGCCGGCGCACCGCTCCTTGAATGGCTCAAGGCTATCGGGGTGTGGGCGGCGCTTTCGGTGGTGTTCATCGTGGTGCAGCGGGTGCTGGCAGGCCGGATCGAAGCGCTGGCCACGCGCACCCGCACGAACATCGACAACATCATCGCGAACATCCTGCGCCAGACGCGCGCCTACTTCCTGGTGGGTCTGGCCTTTTATGCGGCGGTGGCCATCGTGCAATTGCCCCGGCCGGTCGTCCAGTGGGGCGGGCGCATCGCCTTCGTGCTGCTGCTGTTGCAGCTCATCCGCTGGGGAAGCGGGCTCATCACGTTTTACGTGGAGCGCTATCGCCAGCAGAAGCTCGAAGAAGACCCGGCCGCCGTCACCTCGATGCAGGCGCTGGGCTTCATCGGGCGGCTCGTGCTCTGGACCATCGTGCTGCTGGTGGCGCTGGACAACTTCGGCGTGGACATCACGGCGCTTATCGCCAGCGTCGGCATCGCCGGCGTCGCCATCGGCCTGGCCGTACAGAACATCCTGGGCGATCTGTTCGCCTCGCTGTCGATCGTGCTCGACAAACCTTTCGTGGTGGGCGACTTCATCATCATCGACAACTACATGGGCACGGTCGAGCACATCGGCCTCAAGTCCACACGCATCCGCAGCCTCACCGGCGAGCAGCTCGTCTTTTCCAACAGCGATCTGCTCAACAGCCGCATTCGCAACTATAAGCGCATGCAGGAGCGGCGCATCGTGTTCACGGTGGGCGTGGTCTATCAGACGCCGAAGGAAAAGCTGGAAAAGATCCCGCAGATCATCCGCGAGATCATCGAGGCGCAGGAGATGGTGCGCTTCGACCGGGCGCACTTCAAGGAGTTCGGCCCTTCGTCGCTCAACTTCGAGGTGGTCTACTGGGTGCTCGATCCGGACTACACGCTCTACATGAACATCCAGCAGGCCATCAACCTGGCGCTGTTTGAGCGCTTCCAGCAGGAGGGAATCGAGTTTGCCTACCCGACGCAGACGCTCTTTGTCTATCCGATGAAGCCGGTCGAGGTCGCCGCCCCGCAGGATGCCGATGCACGCGCCCGGGCCTGAATGCAAAAAGGGCGGGTCCGACGACCCGCCCTGAGGTCTGGAAGGCGTTCCGTCGCTCCAGCTCAGTGGGTACCTTCGGGCATCGGCAGCGGCTTTCGGGGAAGGCGCTCGTCGCGCTCGGCCGCGTGGTAGGCGAAGGCGGCGATGATCGTGGCGGCCTGCTTCAGGTCGTCTTCGATCACGTGGTCGAGGACGTCCATGTTCGAGTGGTGCGTGCGCGTGCCGTAGGCCAGGTGGTCCTGAATGAACTGAAAGCCGGGCAGGCCCACGGCGTCGAACGACAGGTGGTCGGTGCCGCCCGTGTTGCGGAGCGAGAGCGTGGCCGCGCCCAGATCGTGGAAAGGCGCCAGCCAGGCCCGGAAGATCGGGGCCACGGCTTCGTTGCCCTGCAGATAGACGCCCCGGATCTTGCCGCCGCCGTTGTCCAGGTTGAAGTAGACCGAGAACTTTTCGTGCTCGGGCTTGAGGCGGCCCGGGGGCTGGCCCCAGCCGCGTAGCTCGGCGAAATGCTGATCGACATAGGCGCGGGAGCCCAGCAGACCCTGCTCCTCGCCGGTCCAGAGCGCCAGCCGGATCGTGCGGCGCGGGCCGCGGCCCAGCCGATCGTAGACCGCCTTCAGGATGCGCATGGCCTCCATCATGACGGCCGAGCCGGCCGCGTTGTCGGTGGCACCGGTGCCCGCGTGCCACGAGTCGAAGTGCGCACCGAGCATCACCACCTCGTCGCCGATCCGGGGATCGGTGCCGGGCAGCTCGGCGATCAGGTTGTATTCGTACGGATCGTCGTCGTTGAACGACACGTCGAGATCCAGCGTCATCTCGACCCGGAAGCCGCGCTCGAGCAGCCGATAGATGCGGTTGTAGTGCTCGACGGCCACGGTGAACTGGGGGATGACCCGGACGCCCGGCTCCCAGGGACCGGGACGTTCGTACCAGGGCGTGCCGGGCGCTGCAGGCACGTCGGCCGCATCGACGAACACGGTGCCGTAGTCGCCCCGGTAGCCACGGTCGAGGATGGCCAGCGGCTGCTCCTCGTAGAGAAACTGCAGGCGGCGCTGGGCCAGTTCGAGCTGGCGTAGCACTTCCGCACTGTAACGGCGGCCGCCGCCTTCGGGACGGGCCGCGTTGGCCAGCGCCAGCAGGTCTTCGGCATCGCGCCGCCGCGCCAGCGGCTCGAAGGGTTCCTTGAGCTCCCGGGGCGGCTCCAGCAGTACGATCTTCCCACGCAGCTTGCCCCGGTAGGCGGCAAACGCGCTGGTGTCTTCCACGTCGAAGCGCACCACCTCGGCCGTGACGGGGCCGTCGATGTCGGGCGACCAGGCCTTCGGGTAGGCCAGCACCGGGAAGGCGACGGGCGCGGTCACCTCGGCCCGCACGTGGTGCAGCGTCCAGCCGCGCCCGAACGGTCCCCACGGCTCGCGATGGACGTTCGCCAGCCCCCAGCTTTCCAGCCGACGGGCAGCCCAGGCCATCGCGCTGTCGAGCAGCGGCGAGCCCGTCAGGCGCGGGCCGTACACGTCGGTCAGCCAGAACATCGTCGCCATCACCTGGCTCCGCTCCAGCCCCTCCTCACGGATAAGGCGAACGGCCAGCGTATCGACCGGCTCCTGGGCCCGCAGCGGGATCACCCATAGCAGGGCCATCAGGAGCCAGCCTGTGTGCTTAATCTTCCGAACGGTGGCGATAGCGGATAACATGAGCCTTCTCCATGGTAATGAGTCCTTCCTGTACGACCTCGTCCAGGAAAGGTAAGATTTTCTGGATGTTTTCTTCCGTATCGACGATCTCGACCACCACGGGCAGGTCCTCGGAGAGCCGGAGCAGTTTGGCCGTGTGGACGCGGCTGGAGGCCCCGAAGCCCATGATTCCGCGCAGCACGGTGGCGCCGGCCAGATTCAGCTCGCGGGCCTTGAGCACGATCTGTTCGTAGAGCGGCCGCCCGTGGTAGCGGTCGGTCTCGCCGATGAAAATGCGCAGCAGGACGCCTTCGGCGGGTAGCTTCGTCATGGCATGCCTCCCAGATGCAGCAACAGGCGGGCGGTCAGAAAACCCAGCGCGACGCACAGCAGGCCGGCCAGACTGCTTCCCAGCAGGTTCAGCAGACCCAGCACCAGCTCGCCGTCGCGCAGCAGGTTGAAGCTTTCCAGTCCGTACGTGGAAAAGGTAGTAAACGCCCCGAAAAATCCCACGAAAACCAGCGGGGGAATCGGGGTTGGCAGCGGGACCGCCTCCGAAAGCGCCCAGAGCAGTCCGAGCCCGTAGCAGCCGGTCAGGTTGACCACCAGCGTGCCCCAGGGGAAGGCCGGTCCCAGCCAGGCGTAGACCAGCCCGGAAAGCGCGTAGCGGGCAAGCGCCCCGAGGGCGCCGCCCAGGGCGATCAGCAGCAGCTTCATGCGTGTCGGCGTCCGTTGTTGCGGCTACGCAGCGCCTCCCATTGACGGAAGCGTTCGAGGTCGGCCTGAATGGCGCGGGCCACGGCGGCAATGACGGCCACGTCGTCCACGAGACCCAGGCCCAGCAGAGCGTCCGGCAACAGATCGGCCGGATTGACGAAGTAGGCGAGTGCGGCCGCAGCGTAAAGCAGCGAGCGCCAGGGGACGACCCGGTATTCCCGGCGCGCCCAGGCATGCACCATGCGCAGCAGCGTCTGCAGTTCGCCGCGTACCTGCACCAGCGCGGCCTCGCGGTGGGCCAGCCGACGCGAAGCGTGCAACACCAACCGCATCAGCCGACTCCGACGGGATAGCGAACGCCGGGCCGTGCGCAGCGCCAGCTTGAAAGCCCGCGTGCGCAAAGGCGGCCGGGCCAGCACTTCGGACGACATCGCGCGTGTTTCCAGATCAGGCAGGGGCATGGCAAAAAATAAGACGATCTCGTAGTTTCTGCTGACCCCGAAACGTACCGGAATATAAAAACCATGAGAAAGCGCATAAAATCACGGTATCGCGGCCTTTTCGGCCTGCTGCTCGGCCTGGTACTGACCTCGGCACAGGCGCAGGAACAGGCGCCGGTGCCACCTACCCCGGCCGACGTGCGGCTCCGGTCGTTTCAGGAGCGTATGGCACGGGTGGAACGCTCGCTCGTGCGCAACGTGCCCTTCCGCAGCATCGGCCCGACCATCATGAGCGGCCGTGTGGTGGACGTGGACGTCAACCCGGACGACCCGACCGAATTCTACGTGGCCTACGCCTCGGGCGGCCTCTGGAAGACCGAAAACAACGGCATTTCCTTCCGGCCGCTTTTCGACCGCGGGGCGACGATGACCATTGGCGACATTGCCGTAGACTGGGCGCATGGCGAGACGATCTGGGTGGGCACGGGCGAAAGCAACTCCAGCCGCTCTTCCTACGCGGGCACGGGCATCTATCGCTCCACGGACGGTGGCCGCACCTGGGAGCATCTGGGCCTGGCCGAAACGCACCACATCGGCCGCATCGTGATCCACCCGGACGATCCCAACACGGTCTGGGTAGCGGCCGTCGGCCATCTCTATTCGCCGAATCCCGAACGCGGCGTCTACAAGACCACGGACGGCGGCCGCACCTGGCGGCGTGTGCTTTACGTGGACGACAACACCGGAGCCATCGACCTGGCCATCGACCCGACCAACCCGAACGTGCTCTACGCGGCGATGTGGCATCGGGAACGCCGCGCCTGGAACTTCGTCGAGGCGGGTCCCGGCTCGGGCATCTTCAAATCGACCGACGGCGGCGAAACCTGGCAGCGCCTCAACGTCGAGGGCAGCGGCTTCCCGACGGGCGAGGGCGTCGGTCGCATCGGACTGGCCCTCTATCCGAAGAATCCGCAGATTCTCTATGCACTGCTCGACAACCAGTACCACCGCCCCGAGGAAGAAGCGGAGCAACCCGCGCTGACCAAGGAAGACTTTCTGGAGATGAGCCGGGAGGCCTTTCTGGCGCTGTCGGACGATTCGCTGGAGGCTTTCCTCCGGGAAAACGGCTTCCCGCGCGAGTACACGGCAAAGCGGGTGAAAGAGATGGTGCGGCGCGGCGAAATCGAGCCGCGGGCGCTCTACGACTACCTGACCGACGCAAACCGGGAGCTGTTCGAGACGCCCGTCATCGGCGCCGAGGTCTATCGCTCGGACGACGGCGGCCGCACCTGGCGCCGCACGCACGAAGGCTACCTGGACAACGTGTACTTTTCCTATGGCTATTATTTCGGCCAGATCCGGGTCGATCCGAACGACCCCGACCACGTCTACATCATGGGCGTGCCGATCCTGGTCTCGGACGACGGCGGCCGTACCTGGCGCTCGATCAACGAGGAGAACGTGCATGTGGACCACCATGCGCTCTGGGTCAACCCGAACCGGCCGGGCCACCTGGTCAACGGCAACGACGGGGGCGTGAACCTGACCTATGACGACGGCCAGACCTGGTTCAAGGCCAACACGCCTCCGGTGGGACAGTTCTATTCGGTGGCGGTCGACAGCGCCCGGCCTTACAACGTCTACGGCGGTCTGCAGGACAACGGCGTCTGGGTCGGCCCCAGCACCTACGAGTTCAGCTACGAATGGTACGCCGAGGGCCGCTATCCCTACGAGCGGCTGCTGGGCGGCGACGGCATGCAGGTGCAGGTCGATCCGCGCACGAACGACATCGTCTATGCGGGCTTTCAGTTCGGCAACTACTTCCGGATCGAGCGCAAAACGGGTCGGCGCGTGCCCATCAAGCCCCGCCACAAGCTGGGCGAGCGGCCGCTTCGATTCAACTGGGAGACGCCCATTTTCCTGTCGCGCCACCATCCCGACATCCTGTACCTGGGCTCGAACAAGCTCCACCGCTCCTTCAACCGGGGCGACGACTGGGAGACGATCTCGGGCGACCTGACGCGCGGCGGACGCAAAGGCGACGTGCCCTACGGCACGCTCACGACGATCGCCGAGTCGGAGCTTCGCTTCGGGCTCATCTACGTGGGCAGCGACGACGGCCTGGTGCACGTAACGCGCGACGGCGGCGTCACCTGGCAGCGCATTTCCGACGCGTTGCCGCAGCACCTGTGGGTGAGCCACGTCGAACCCTCGCAACACGTCGAAAGCCGCGTCTACGTGGCACTCAACGGGTACCGGTGGGACGACTTCACGCCCTATCTCTACCGCTCCGAAGATTACGGGCTGCACTGGACGCGCATCGGGACCGATCTGCCCTACGAGCCGATTAACGTCGTGCGGGAGGATCCCTACAACCCGGACATCCTCTACGTGGGCACCGACGGCGGGCTTTACGTGTCGCTCGACGGCGGGCGCTCGTTCATGCCCTTCTACGAGGGGTTGCCGCATGCGCCCGTGCACGACCTGGTCATCCACAAGCGGGAGCGCGATCTGGTGGTGGCCACGCACGGCCGCTCGCTCTACGTGGCCGACCTGGAGGAGGTCGAGCAACTCACGCCGGAGCTGCTCCAGCGGCCGCTGCACGTGTTCGCGATTGACACGCTCCAGCGCAATCCGAACTGGGGCCGCATCCGGGCCGTCTGGATGCCGCCCGACACGCCCGCCGTACGGATTCCGTACTACAGCCGCGAGGCCGGTCCGGTGACGATCCGGGTGCTGACCGAAGACGGCCTGCTGCTGGCCGTGCGCACCGACACGGCCGAGGTCGGGCTGAACTACCCGGTCTATGATCTGACGATCGACACGACGCAGGTGGCCGCGTTCAACGCGCAGCGCGAGGAGAAAGCACAGGTGAAGGTGGCCGACAACGGCCGCTACTATCTGCCGCCGGGCACCTATACGGTGGAGCTGGTGCGCGGTGCGGCCACGGCCCGCGGCCGACTGGTGGTGCAACGCAGTCGCCGCGATCGCTTTCAGATGCTTCCGCGCGTTGAGCCCGAGATGGAATGGTATCTTGAGCGCTACTGAAAAAATTACTGGCGGGCCGGCAGGGGGTCGTGGCAGGGCGGCGCCGAGGCTTCCTCGCAGCAGGGATGGCTTTCGAATTCGAGGGTCACGTGCCCGATCCCGTACTGCTCGCGCAGCCGCTGCTTCAATGCCCGCTTGATCTGTTCCATCCGGGGCAGGTCGGCTTCGTCGACGACCACGTGCGCCTCGAAGGCCAGGTGGTGTTCGTCGAGCTGCCAGATGTGCACGTGGTGCACGTCGCGTACATGCGCCATCTGGCGCAGATCGGCGGCAATGTGCCGGGGGTCCAGATTCTCCGGCGTGCCTTCCATCAGAATGTGGGTAGTCTGTCGGAGAAGCTTCAGACTCAGCAAGGCGATATAGACGGCGATGCCGATCGTGATGACCGGGTCCACCCAGTAGGCGCCCCAGAGCAGGATGGCGATGCCGCCCAGGATGACGGCCACCGACGAAACGGCGTCCGAAATGATGTGCAGAAAAGCGCTGCGAATGTTCAGACTCTCATGAGCGTCCCGGTATAAGAGTACGGCCGTGAGCACGTTGGCCACCAGGCCGATTGTAGCCACCGTCAGCATGACGGGCGCGTCGATGGGCTGAGGCGCCAGCAGGCGGTCGATTGCCTCTTTGACGAGAAAGAGCGCGATGACCACCAGTGTCACCAGGTTGACGAACGCGCCCACGATCTCGGCGCGGCGATAGCCGAACGTCTTACGTGCGTTGGGCCGGCGGCGGGTCAGGCGGCGGGCCACGTAGCTGACCCCCAGCGAGGCCGTGTCGTTCAGGTTATGCACGGCGTCGGAGAGCAGCGCCAGACTGCCCGCCAGCAAGCCCCCGACGATCTCGGCCACCGAGATGAGCAGGTTCAGGCCGATCGAAAGCACGAGCCGACGGTGGCTCCCATCGTGCGCGTGTGTGTGAACGTGTGCCATGCGACAGGCGCTACGCTTTTTGCGCGCCTACGAGCAGGAAAAAGCCGGAGTTCCGCACCCTTCAGCTAATGCGGAACTCCGGCTTTTCGTTCAGCTCGCTGCCGCTTCGATACGCTCCAGGTCCTGAATGCCTTTGCGCACGTGCTCGGCCGAGGCTTCGAGCAGCTTACGCTCCTCTTCGTTCAGCTCCACTTCGATGATCTCCTCAACGCCGTTGCGGCCCAGCCGCACGGGCACCCCGATGAACAGGTCCTTCAGCCCGTACTGGCCGTTCACGTAGGCGGCGCAGGGCAGGATGCGCTTCGCGTCCTTCACGATGGCTTCGACCATCTCGGCCGCCGCCGCGCCCGGCGCGTACCAGGCCGAAGTGCCCATCAGCTTGACGATTTCGCCGCCGCCGAACTTCGTGCGCTCGACGATCGCGTCGATTTTCTCTTTGGGTAGCAGCTGCGTGATCGGGATGCCGCTGACCGTGGCGTAGCGGGGCAGCGGGACCATCGAGTCGCCATGACCGCCCATCAGCAGCGCCTGCACGTCGCGCACCGAAACGCCCAGCTCCAGTGCGATGAACGTGCGGAAGCGGGCCGTGTCGAGCACGCCGGCCATGCCCATCACGCGATGGCTCGGAAAGCCGCTCGTCTTGTAAGCCACGTAGGTCATTACGTCGAGCGGGTTCGACACGACGATGATGATGGCGTTCGGACTGCCCTTGACGAACTGCTCGGTGACCGAGCGCACGATCTTCGCGTTGATCGCCAGCAGGTCGTCGCGGCTCATGCCCGGTTTGCGCGGCGAGCCGGCCGTGATCACGCAGATGTCCGAGCCCTCCGTGTCTTTGTAGTCGTTCGTGCCGATGATGCGCGTGTCGTAGCCGTGGATGGGCGCGGCCTCCTGCATGTCGAGCGCCTTGCCCTGCGGCAGCCCTTCGACGATGTCCACGAGCACGACTTCTTTGACCATGTCCTTGCGGGCCACGCACTCGGCCACGGTAGCCCCCACGTTGCCCGCTCCGATGACGGTAACTTTCATGGCTCCTCGCTGGCTTTGGTGAACGCGATGGTTGTCTTTTTGCTAAAAATAGTACGAAGCGACCGAAAAGAAAGGTGCTGCTGTGTAAATTGCCGGCAAAGCCTCGAATTATCGCGGTGGTGAACGACATGCGAGCCATTCTGGTCAGCGAACCGGGAGGTCCTGAAAAACTCTATCTGGGGGAATATCCCACGCCCGCGCCCGGCCCGGGCGAACTGCTGGTGCGCGTGCGGGCCACGTCGCTCAACCGCGCC from Rhodothermus marinus carries:
- a CDS encoding TolC family protein; the protein is MSRIACVLCVLGLLVTGVRHAVAQPLLTLDEALELARRRNPSVQVSRLQARQAENNYALGTAGFWPQLSFSMGWTGSLTNTRQQFLTNPEPVVRNGAQARRLDGGLQLRWTIFDGLGQWARYRRLEAEATRAEADVRATTNALLAEVAIAYYNLVRLQQQREVLASTVAISTERLEIARMRYNLGAASRLEVSRAQVDLNADQAALLRQEVLLAQERAAFNELLGRDPGTPFRTVDSIRVDPSLTLPALHEAARERNPMLQQVRAAVSLTHHALQELRAERWPQLDLIAGYTYTNLHSESGFMQESRTFDFSYGLSLSLTLFDGWNRRRRIENARLNYQANQVQLEQVQRSIETALAQQYAAYQRYLELITLEQDNLEAARLNVEVALEQFRLGTISSVELREVQQALLQAEERLVNARYEAKVAEIRLRQLAGQF
- a CDS encoding mechanosensitive ion channel family protein, whose amino-acid sequence is MLLGLQLNELGQTMIAGAPLLEWLKAIGVWAALSVVFIVVQRVLAGRIEALATRTRTNIDNIIANILRQTRAYFLVGLAFYAAVAIVQLPRPVVQWGGRIAFVLLLLQLIRWGSGLITFYVERYRQQKLEEDPAAVTSMQALGFIGRLVLWTIVLLVALDNFGVDITALIASVGIAGVAIGLAVQNILGDLFASLSIVLDKPFVVGDFIIIDNYMGTVEHIGLKSTRIRSLTGEQLVFSNSDLLNSRIRNYKRMQERRIVFTVGVVYQTPKEKLEKIPQIIREIIEAQEMVRFDRAHFKEFGPSSLNFEVVYWVLDPDYTLYMNIQQAINLALFERFQQEGIEFAYPTQTLFVYPMKPVEVAAPQDADARARA
- a CDS encoding M28 family peptidase, with translation MLSAIATVRKIKHTGWLLMALLWVIPLRAQEPVDTLAVRLIREEGLERSQVMATMFWLTDVYGPRLTGSPLLDSAMAWAARRLESWGLANVHREPWGPFGRGWTLHHVRAEVTAPVAFPVLAYPKAWSPDIDGPVTAEVVRFDVEDTSAFAAYRGKLRGKIVLLEPPRELKEPFEPLARRRDAEDLLALANAARPEGGGRRYSAEVLRQLELAQRRLQFLYEEQPLAILDRGYRGDYGTVFVDAADVPAAPGTPWYERPGPWEPGVRVIPQFTVAVEHYNRIYRLLERGFRVEMTLDLDVSFNDDDPYEYNLIAELPGTDPRIGDEVVMLGAHFDSWHAGTGATDNAAGSAVMMEAMRILKAVYDRLGRGPRRTIRLALWTGEEQGLLGSRAYVDQHFAELRGWGQPPGRLKPEHEKFSVYFNLDNGGGKIRGVYLQGNEAVAPIFRAWLAPFHDLGAATLSLRNTGGTDHLSFDAVGLPGFQFIQDHLAYGTRTHHSNMDVLDHVIEDDLKQAATIIAAFAYHAAERDERLPRKPLPMPEGTH
- a CDS encoding DUF190 domain-containing protein; translated protein: MTKLPAEGVLLRIFIGETDRYHGRPLYEQIVLKARELNLAGATVLRGIMGFGASSRVHTAKLLRLSEDLPVVVEIVDTEENIQKILPFLDEVVQEGLITMEKAHVIRYRHRSED
- the crcB gene encoding fluoride efflux transporter CrcB; the encoded protein is MKLLLIALGGALGALARYALSGLVYAWLGPAFPWGTLVVNLTGCYGLGLLWALSEAVPLPTPIPPLVFVGFFGAFTTFSTYGLESFNLLRDGELVLGLLNLLGSSLAGLLCVALGFLTARLLLHLGGMP
- a CDS encoding DUF1232 domain-containing protein encodes the protein MPLPDLETRAMSSEVLARPPLRTRAFKLALRTARRSLSRRSRLMRLVLHASRRLAHREAALVQVRGELQTLLRMVHAWARREYRVVPWRSLLYAAAALAYFVNPADLLPDALLGLGLVDDVAVIAAVARAIQADLERFRQWEALRSRNNGRRHA
- a CDS encoding VPS10 domain-containing protein, with translation MRKRIKSRYRGLFGLLLGLVLTSAQAQEQAPVPPTPADVRLRSFQERMARVERSLVRNVPFRSIGPTIMSGRVVDVDVNPDDPTEFYVAYASGGLWKTENNGISFRPLFDRGATMTIGDIAVDWAHGETIWVGTGESNSSRSSYAGTGIYRSTDGGRTWEHLGLAETHHIGRIVIHPDDPNTVWVAAVGHLYSPNPERGVYKTTDGGRTWRRVLYVDDNTGAIDLAIDPTNPNVLYAAMWHRERRAWNFVEAGPGSGIFKSTDGGETWQRLNVEGSGFPTGEGVGRIGLALYPKNPQILYALLDNQYHRPEEEAEQPALTKEDFLEMSREAFLALSDDSLEAFLRENGFPREYTAKRVKEMVRRGEIEPRALYDYLTDANRELFETPVIGAEVYRSDDGGRTWRRTHEGYLDNVYFSYGYYFGQIRVDPNDPDHVYIMGVPILVSDDGGRTWRSINEENVHVDHHALWVNPNRPGHLVNGNDGGVNLTYDDGQTWFKANTPPVGQFYSVAVDSARPYNVYGGLQDNGVWVGPSTYEFSYEWYAEGRYPYERLLGGDGMQVQVDPRTNDIVYAGFQFGNYFRIERKTGRRVPIKPRHKLGERPLRFNWETPIFLSRHHPDILYLGSNKLHRSFNRGDDWETISGDLTRGGRKGDVPYGTLTTIAESELRFGLIYVGSDDGLVHVTRDGGVTWQRISDALPQHLWVSHVEPSQHVESRVYVALNGYRWDDFTPYLYRSEDYGLHWTRIGTDLPYEPINVVREDPYNPDILYVGTDGGLYVSLDGGRSFMPFYEGLPHAPVHDLVIHKRERDLVVATHGRSLYVADLEEVEQLTPELLQRPLHVFAIDTLQRNPNWGRIRAVWMPPDTPAVRIPYYSREAGPVTIRVLTEDGLLLAVRTDTAEVGLNYPVYDLTIDTTQVAAFNAQREEKAQVKVADNGRYYLPPGTYTVELVRGAATARGRLVVQRSRRDRFQMLPRVEPEMEWYLERY
- a CDS encoding cation diffusion facilitator family transporter, whose protein sequence is MAHVHTHAHDGSHRRLVLSIGLNLLISVAEIVGGLLAGSLALLSDAVHNLNDTASLGVSYVARRLTRRRPNARKTFGYRRAEIVGAFVNLVTLVVIALFLVKEAIDRLLAPQPIDAPVMLTVATIGLVANVLTAVLLYRDAHESLNIRSAFLHIISDAVSSVAVILGGIAILLWGAYWVDPVITIGIAVYIALLSLKLLRQTTHILMEGTPENLDPRHIAADLRQMAHVRDVHHVHIWQLDEHHLAFEAHVVVDEADLPRMEQIKRALKQRLREQYGIGHVTLEFESHPCCEEASAPPCHDPLPARQ
- the mdh gene encoding malate dehydrogenase, whose protein sequence is MKVTVIGAGNVGATVAECVARKDMVKEVVLVDIVEGLPQGKALDMQEAAPIHGYDTRIIGTNDYKDTEGSDICVITAGSPRKPGMSRDDLLAINAKIVRSVTEQFVKGSPNAIIIVVSNPLDVMTYVAYKTSGFPSHRVMGMAGVLDTARFRTFIALELGVSVRDVQALLMGGHGDSMVPLPRYATVSGIPITQLLPKEKIDAIVERTKFGGGEIVKLMGTSAWYAPGAAAAEMVEAIVKDAKRILPCAAYVNGQYGLKDLFIGVPVRLGRNGVEEIIEVELNEEERKLLEASAEHVRKGIQDLERIEAAAS